The following proteins come from a genomic window of Caldisericia bacterium:
- the rpsJ gene encoding 30S ribosomal protein S10, whose protein sequence is MRETKSRVRIKLKSFDSRVLDISAALIVNTLKKLGVEVSGPIPLPSERTLYTFLRAPNIDKDSREQLELRIHKRLIDILNPTPESTKALMDLDLPAGVDIEIKL, encoded by the coding sequence ATGAGAGAGACAAAAAGTAGAGTAAGAATAAAATTAAAATCTTTTGACTCCAGAGTTTTAGATATTTCTGCTGCTCTAATTGTGAATACACTTAAAAAACTTGGAGTTGAAGTTTCTGGTCCAATACCTCTTCCTTCAGAAAGAACCCTTTATACATTTTTGAGAGCACCAAACATAGATAAAGATTCAAGAGAACAACTTGAGTTAAGAATACATAAAAGACTTATTGATATTTTAAACCCTACACCAGAGTCAACAAAAGCACTTATGGATCTTGATTTACCAGCAGGAGTTGATATTGAAATTAAGTTATAA
- the rplC gene encoding 50S ribosomal protein L3 yields the protein MKGIIAKKIGMTQIFEENRVIPVTILKAGPCKVVQKKTPEKDGYLAVQLGFEPVKEKRLNKPLLGHMKRVGEFFKYLKEIRDFDKEVGDTIDVNIFKKGEKVKVTGVSKGKGFQGVMKRWGMGGGFDSHGSTSHRRIGSIGNRLTPQRVFKGKRMPGHMGLDTVTVRNLEVVFIDTDNNLLGLKGAVPGPNGSIVLVRGE from the coding sequence ATGAAAGGCATAATTGCTAAAAAAATTGGAATGACACAAATTTTTGAAGAGAATAGAGTAATTCCAGTTACAATTCTAAAGGCAGGGCCTTGTAAAGTTGTTCAGAAGAAAACCCCTGAAAAAGACGGATATCTTGCAGTTCAACTTGGATTTGAGCCTGTAAAAGAAAAAAGATTAAACAAACCACTACTTGGACATATGAAAAGGGTAGGAGAATTTTTTAAATATTTAAAAGAGATAAGAGATTTTGATAAAGAAGTTGGCGATACTATTGATGTGAATATTTTCAAAAAAGGTGAAAAGGTAAAAGTTACAGGAGTTTCAAAAGGAAAAGGGTTTCAAGGAGTTATGAAGAGATGGGGAATGGGTGGTGGTTTTGATTCTCATGGTTCTACATCTCATAGAAGAATTGGATCAATTGGAAACAGATTGACACCACAAAGAGTTTTTAAAGGAAAAAGAATGCCTGGTCATATGGGTTTAGACACAGTAACAGTTAGAAATTTAGAAGTTGTTTTTATTGATACAGACAATAATTTACTTGGGCTTAAGGGTGCTGTACCTGGTCCAAATGGAAGTATTGTTTTGGTGAGAGGTGAATAA
- the rplD gene encoding 50S ribosomal protein L4, which translates to MNIPVYDIEGKVLESEEIPEAFSIPPHYHSLFLSIRYIRNALRRGTASTKKRGEVRGGGRKPWRQKGTGRARQGSIRSPLWKGGGVVFGPKPRSFRIEIPKKVKRLGLLSAISAKLSENKFFVVSGIKFEKPSTKDAVQLLNKLNLMSSTLFVFSDENGEVLLSMRNIPKVLPIHFRFLNTYDVLKHENLVLTKEAYEKVKEVWANV; encoded by the coding sequence ATGAATATACCAGTTTATGATATAGAAGGTAAAGTTTTGGAAAGTGAAGAGATTCCAGAGGCATTTTCTATACCACCACATTATCACTCTCTATTTTTATCAATAAGATACATTAGAAATGCTTTAAGAAGAGGAACTGCTTCAACTAAAAAGAGAGGAGAAGTTAGAGGTGGTGGTAGAAAGCCTTGGAGACAAAAAGGTACTGGTAGAGCAAGACAAGGTTCCATTCGTTCACCATTATGGAAAGGTGGAGGAGTTGTCTTTGGTCCAAAACCAAGAAGTTTTAGAATTGAAATTCCTAAAAAAGTAAAAAGATTAGGTCTTCTCTCTGCAATCAGTGCAAAACTTAGTGAAAATAAATTTTTTGTTGTTAGTGGAATAAAATTTGAGAAACCAAGCACAAAAGATGCAGTTCAACTTTTAAACAAACTCAATCTCATGAGTTCAACACTTTTTGTTTTCTCTGATGAAAATGGAGAGGTTTTGCTTAGTATGAGAAATATTCCTAAAGTTTTGCCAATTCATTTTAGATTTTTAAATACATATGATGTTTTGAAACATGAAAATCTTGTATTAACAAAAGAAGCATATGAAAAGGTAAAAGAGGTGTGGGCAAATGTTTGA
- the rplW gene encoding 50S ribosomal protein L23 has protein sequence MFERVLIRPVISEKSQRLINERKYVFLVHKDANKEMVKKAVEEMFNVKVEDVNIVKKYPKKRRIRYLFTKTPDGKKAIVTLKEGYSIEFLKGV, from the coding sequence ATGTTTGAAAGAGTTTTAATAAGACCAGTTATATCTGAAAAAAGTCAAAGACTTATAAATGAAAGAAAATATGTTTTTCTTGTTCATAAAGATGCAAATAAAGAAATGGTTAAAAAAGCAGTAGAAGAGATGTTTAATGTTAAAGTTGAAGATGTGAATATAGTGAAAAAATATCCAAAGAAGAGAAGAATAAGATACCTTTTCACTAAAACTCCAGATGGTAAAAAAGCAATAGTAACCTTAAAAGAAGGTTACTCAATTGAATTTTTGAAAGGAGTGTAA
- the rplB gene encoding 50S ribosomal protein L2 — MGIIKVKPTSPGRRNATYLDNSDITKKEPEKSLTIGLRKKGGRNNQGKITIRFRGGGTKRLYRIIDFKRDKDGIPGKVTSIEYDPNRSARIALITYADGEKRYIIAPLGLNVGDTVLSGENVPLKPGNATFLRNIPVGTIIHNIELIPGKGAQIARSAGSYAQILSKDEKYAQVKLPSGEIRLINLNCRATIGQVGNVDHENVQLGKAGRSRYLGRRPHVRGSAMNPVDHPHGGGEGKAPIGHPSPLSPWGKPTLGKKTRKMKKPSSKFIVKRRR, encoded by the coding sequence ATGGGAATAATAAAAGTTAAACCAACAAGTCCTGGTAGAAGGAATGCAACTTATTTGGATAATAGTGATATAACAAAAAAAGAACCTGAAAAAAGTTTAACAATAGGTTTAAGAAAAAAAGGCGGAAGAAACAATCAGGGTAAAATAACAATTAGATTTAGAGGTGGTGGAACCAAAAGGTTATATAGAATTATAGACTTTAAAAGAGATAAAGATGGAATTCCAGGTAAAGTTACTTCAATTGAATATGATCCAAATAGATCTGCAAGAATTGCATTGATTACATATGCAGATGGTGAAAAAAGATACATTATAGCACCACTTGGATTAAATGTAGGTGATACAGTTCTTTCAGGAGAAAATGTTCCTCTAAAACCTGGAAACGCAACTTTTTTAAGAAATATACCAGTTGGAACTATTATTCACAACATTGAACTTATTCCTGGTAAAGGAGCTCAAATTGCTCGTTCTGCTGGGTCATATGCTCAAATTTTATCAAAAGATGAAAAATATGCTCAGGTTAAACTTCCTTCAGGTGAAATAAGACTTATTAATTTAAATTGTCGTGCAACAATAGGACAAGTCGGAAATGTAGATCATGAAAATGTTCAATTAGGTAAAGCAGGAAGGTCAAGATACCTTGGAAGAAGACCACATGTTAGAGGTTCAGCAATGAATCCAGTTGACCATCCTCATGGTGGTGGTGAAGGTAAAGCACCAATTGGACATCCATCTCCACTTTCTCCTTGGGGTAAACCAACTCTTGGAAAGAAGACAAGAAAGATGAAAAAGCCAAGTTCAAAATTTATTGTTAAAAGGAGGAGGTAG
- the rpsS gene encoding 30S ribosomal protein S19: MAREKYVDPKLLKKIREMNEKGQKKIIKVWCRDSTITEEMVGHTIAVHNGKVHIPVYITKAMVGHKLGEFAFTRTFRAHNRPTERSTALK, from the coding sequence ATGGCTAGAGAAAAATATGTTGATCCAAAACTTCTTAAAAAGATAAGAGAAATGAATGAAAAAGGTCAAAAAAAGATAATTAAAGTTTGGTGTAGAGATTCAACTATAACCGAGGAAATGGTTGGACATACAATTGCTGTTCATAATGGAAAGGTTCATATCCCAGTTTATATTACTAAGGCAATGGTTGGTCATAAACTTGGTGAGTTTGCATTCACAAGAACTTTCAGAGCACATAATAGACCTACCGAGAGGTCCACTGCATTGAAGTAG
- the rplV gene encoding 50S ribosomal protein L22: MEVKAQARFVRISPKKARKIANMVRGMNAKLALKSLKFVPNRAAIPIAKTIKSAIANAKNNYQMDEESLYIKKIFVDQGPVMKRVLPRAMGRADIIRRPLSHITVYVEEKKEE, translated from the coding sequence ATGGAAGTTAAAGCACAAGCAAGATTCGTTAGAATTTCACCCAAAAAAGCAAGAAAAATTGCTAATATGGTTAGAGGAATGAATGCTAAACTCGCATTAAAATCTTTAAAATTTGTTCCTAATAGAGCAGCAATTCCTATTGCTAAAACAATTAAATCAGCGATTGCAAATGCTAAGAATAATTATCAAATGGATGAAGAGTCTTTATACATTAAAAAAATTTTTGTTGATCAAGGGCCTGTTATGAAAAGAGTTCTTCCCAGAGCAATGGGAAGAGCAGATATAATTAGAAGACCACTATCTCATATAACTGTGTATGTTGAGGAGAAAAAGGAGGAGTAA
- the rpsC gene encoding 30S ribosomal protein S3, with amino-acid sequence MGQKCNPLGFRLGITKEWKAFWFAPKKDIPKILLEDLMIRNKIDELGRDVAVSSTEIYRKGEQVRVLIFSARPGVLIGKGGANIEKLRNEIQEIIGNKKLDIKVVEIKKPELSAKLQAEFIADRIEKRASYKRAMKQTIARAMKAGAKGIKVQCSGRLEGAEIARTEWFKEGRVPLQTLTADIDYAYVPAVTKFGVIGVRVWIYRGDIPVRRFNREQLEV; translated from the coding sequence ATGGGACAAAAGTGTAATCCTTTAGGTTTTAGATTAGGTATAACAAAAGAGTGGAAGGCTTTCTGGTTTGCTCCAAAAAAAGATATTCCTAAGATTCTTCTCGAAGACCTAATGATTAGAAACAAAATTGATGAACTTGGAAGAGATGTTGCTGTATCTTCAACTGAAATTTATAGAAAAGGAGAGCAAGTTAGAGTTTTAATTTTCAGTGCACGACCAGGAGTTCTAATTGGTAAGGGTGGAGCAAACATAGAAAAGTTGAGAAATGAAATTCAAGAGATAATTGGTAATAAGAAACTTGATATAAAAGTTGTTGAAATCAAAAAACCAGAACTTTCAGCAAAACTTCAAGCGGAATTTATTGCAGATAGAATCGAAAAAAGAGCATCTTATAAAAGAGCAATGAAACAGACAATTGCAAGAGCAATGAAAGCAGGAGCAAAAGGAATAAAGGTTCAATGTTCTGGAAGATTAGAGGGAGCAGAAATTGCAAGAACTGAATGGTTTAAAGAAGGAAGAGTTCCTCTTCAAACTTTAACAGCAGATATAGATTACGCTTATGTGCCTGCTGTTACAAAATTTGGAGTTATTGGAGTTAGAGTTTGGATTTATAGAGGAGATATTCCAGTTAGAAGATTCAATAGAGAACAATTGGAGGTGTAA
- the rplP gene encoding 50S ribosomal protein L16 — MLMPERVKWRKQHRIRAKGIATRGNKLAFGDIGLKALEPGWITARQIEAARLPLTQVAHKSGKMWIRIFPDRPVTKKPAETRMGGGKGDPEYWVAVVKPGRILFELEGVPEKDAIRALELAQDKLPIKTKIVKREG; from the coding sequence ATGTTGATGCCCGAAAGAGTTAAATGGAGAAAACAACATAGAATAAGGGCTAAAGGAATAGCCACAAGAGGAAATAAACTTGCTTTTGGTGATATAGGACTTAAAGCACTTGAACCAGGTTGGATAACAGCAAGACAAATTGAAGCAGCAAGATTGCCATTAACACAAGTTGCTCATAAATCAGGAAAAATGTGGATAAGAATTTTTCCTGATAGACCTGTTACAAAAAAACCAGCAGAAACAAGAATGGGTGGTGGAAAAGGAGATCCAGAATATTGGGTAGCAGTTGTTAAACCAGGAAGAATTCTTTTTGAACTTGAAGGTGTTCCTGAAAAGGATGCAATTAGAGCACTTGAACTTGCTCAAGATAAATTACCAATTAAAACAAAAATAGTAAAAAGAGAGGGATAA